From a region of the Streptomyces venezuelae genome:
- a CDS encoding glycoside hydrolase family 19 protein, which yields MIRALRLRALALTAAAAVTAGLALTLPSSTAVAATPCAGAWASSAVYTGGMSASYGGHNWQAKWWTQGETPGTTGQWGVWSDQGACGGGGTDPDPGNPGGFVVSEAQFNQMFPNRNPFYTYNGLVSALSAYPGFARTGDDTTKRREAAAFLANVSHETGGLVYIVEQNTANYPHYCDASQPYGCPAGQAAYYGRGPIQLSWNFNYKAAGDALGINLLANPYLVEQDPAVAMKTALWYWNTQNGPGTMTAHAAMVNGAGFGETIRSINGSLECNGGNPAQVQSRISKYQSFTQLLGVTPGNNLGC from the coding sequence GTGATACGTGCGCTTCGCCTCCGCGCCCTCGCGCTCACCGCCGCCGCGGCCGTCACGGCCGGCCTCGCCCTCACCCTCCCCTCCTCGACCGCCGTCGCCGCCACCCCCTGCGCCGGCGCCTGGGCCTCCTCCGCCGTCTACACGGGCGGCATGAGCGCCTCGTACGGCGGCCACAACTGGCAGGCGAAGTGGTGGACCCAGGGCGAGACGCCCGGCACCACCGGCCAGTGGGGCGTCTGGTCGGACCAGGGCGCCTGCGGCGGCGGGGGCACGGACCCCGACCCGGGCAACCCCGGCGGATTCGTCGTCTCCGAGGCCCAGTTCAACCAGATGTTCCCGAACCGGAACCCCTTCTACACCTACAACGGGCTGGTCTCGGCGCTGTCCGCCTACCCCGGGTTCGCCAGGACCGGCGACGACACCACGAAGCGGCGCGAGGCCGCGGCCTTCCTCGCGAACGTCTCCCACGAGACGGGCGGACTCGTGTACATCGTGGAGCAGAACACCGCCAACTACCCCCACTACTGCGACGCGAGCCAGCCGTACGGCTGTCCCGCGGGACAGGCCGCCTACTACGGCCGCGGGCCCATCCAGCTCAGCTGGAACTTCAACTACAAGGCGGCCGGTGACGCCCTCGGCATCAACCTGCTCGCCAACCCGTACCTCGTGGAGCAGGATCCGGCCGTCGCCATGAAGACGGCGCTCTGGTACTGGAACACCCAGAACGGCCCGGGCACGATGACCGCCCATGCCGCCATGGTGAACGGCGCGGGCTTCGGCGAGACCATCCGCTCGATCAACGGCTCCCTGGAGTGCAACGGCGGCAACCCCGCCCAGGTCCAGAGCCGCATCTCGAAGTACCAGAGCTTCACCCAGCTGCTCGGGGTGACCCCGGGCAACAACCTCGGCTGCTGA
- a CDS encoding helix-turn-helix transcriptional regulator — protein sequence MVAATGHADTSVGHGELIKAVDRALTAHGRALLTGPAGAGKTEVVRAVTAAAESRRETVLCLAPEAADQWIPEASAAALLASVPGGALERLSGPQRTAIALLRREADAPRAGRDHIALRLAVVEVLRTLAERDPVLLVLDNAQWLDAESTDLLRFALRLTPPRVRVLVAECVQGGVPVGEPLCGPGVPAIRVPPLGADEVAELLVRHGLPARLAGRIHQASGGNPRLALALGHSLAEAAEARDSSAHHADALPVSGQAREVARRLLAAAPAQARRTLLLAALATRPTISLLRRAGRPDAEAELAEAERAALVRVGEDGSVEFTAGALPTALAADAGWPERAAGHAALAAAVDDPVQAVRHRALAVDTPDQWLAEEITEAAAACRRRGQRALAAELGLLAAERTPSWLAGEELARLVAAAEDAGWSGRADLARRATGAVLARDASPADRVRARLAVIDAAGQALGALDETIAYAMDEAAGDPSLQAAVQLRIAWKHNLSDGDPVRSRDAAARAGALAALGGDQVAEAMALTVRARMGRILGDPGAEAILAEALALPAPEVPLGMRNAPQYLAVRHALFDDGLDDARRQLMVLLPAVQRTGSAEDVFEVLRSLTEVELRSGRCEAASAHARRALELTIDAGLSPGPAWYVAAMAEAMGGSFARAAGYARRGIQASQEEQDQVFLSRSLHALGLVELATGEAAKAVATLRRVAELEAAQQVVDPSILRWHGELAEALIAADAPEEAARLLSSVRTVAVGLGRTGVVAALDRARGLCLSAQGDADAAVHLLEATAQRFDALRLPLERGRTLLALARVERRRRRRAPARAALRAAAEVFDRAGAAPWTELAREPAPGDGAGVRVPAAASLTEAETRLALLVSQGASNQEAAAKLFLSVKTVEARLTRIYQKLDVRSRAQLATALRTR from the coding sequence GTGGTGGCGGCGACGGGGCACGCTGACACAAGTGTCGGACACGGAGAACTGATCAAGGCGGTCGACCGCGCGCTGACCGCGCACGGCCGGGCGCTCCTGACCGGACCCGCCGGCGCCGGCAAGACCGAGGTGGTGCGCGCCGTCACGGCCGCGGCCGAGTCGCGCCGCGAGACCGTGCTGTGCCTCGCCCCCGAGGCCGCCGACCAATGGATACCCGAGGCCTCCGCCGCCGCCCTCCTCGCCTCCGTACCCGGCGGCGCCCTGGAACGGCTCTCCGGCCCCCAGCGCACCGCCATCGCCCTCCTGCGCCGCGAGGCCGACGCCCCCCGGGCCGGCCGCGACCACATCGCCCTGCGCCTCGCCGTGGTCGAGGTGCTGCGGACGCTCGCCGAACGCGACCCCGTCCTCCTCGTCCTGGACAACGCCCAGTGGCTCGACGCCGAGAGCACCGACCTGCTCCGCTTCGCCCTGCGCCTCACCCCGCCCCGCGTGCGGGTCCTGGTCGCCGAATGCGTCCAGGGCGGGGTCCCGGTGGGCGAACCCCTCTGCGGCCCCGGCGTCCCCGCCATCCGGGTACCCCCGCTGGGCGCCGACGAGGTCGCCGAACTCCTGGTCCGCCACGGCCTCCCGGCCCGCCTGGCCGGCCGGATCCACCAGGCCAGCGGCGGCAACCCGCGCCTCGCCCTCGCCCTCGGCCACTCCCTCGCCGAAGCCGCCGAGGCCCGCGACAGCAGCGCCCACCACGCCGACGCCCTGCCCGTCTCCGGACAGGCCCGGGAGGTGGCCCGCCGGCTCCTCGCCGCCGCCCCCGCCCAGGCCCGCCGCACCCTGCTGCTCGCCGCCCTCGCCACCCGCCCCACCATCTCCCTGCTGCGCCGCGCCGGCCGCCCCGACGCCGAGGCCGAGCTGGCGGAGGCGGAACGGGCCGCGCTGGTCAGGGTGGGCGAGGACGGTTCCGTGGAGTTCACGGCCGGCGCCCTGCCCACCGCCCTCGCCGCCGACGCGGGCTGGCCCGAACGCGCCGCCGGACACGCGGCCCTGGCCGCCGCCGTCGACGATCCCGTCCAGGCCGTACGCCACCGCGCGCTGGCCGTGGACACCCCCGACCAGTGGCTCGCCGAGGAGATCACCGAGGCCGCCGCCGCCTGCCGCCGCCGGGGACAGCGCGCCCTCGCCGCCGAACTGGGCCTGCTCGCCGCCGAACGCACGCCGTCCTGGCTGGCCGGCGAGGAACTGGCCCGCCTGGTCGCCGCCGCCGAGGACGCGGGCTGGTCCGGCCGCGCCGATCTCGCCCGCCGCGCCACCGGGGCGGTGCTGGCCCGCGACGCCTCGCCCGCCGACCGGGTACGGGCCCGGCTCGCCGTGATCGACGCGGCCGGGCAGGCCCTGGGCGCCCTCGACGAGACCATCGCGTACGCCATGGACGAGGCCGCCGGCGACCCCTCGCTCCAGGCGGCCGTCCAGCTGCGGATCGCCTGGAAGCACAACCTCAGCGACGGTGACCCGGTCCGCTCCCGCGACGCCGCCGCCCGCGCCGGGGCGCTCGCCGCACTCGGCGGCGACCAGGTCGCCGAGGCCATGGCCCTGACCGTACGGGCCCGGATGGGCCGCATCCTCGGCGACCCGGGAGCCGAGGCGATCCTGGCCGAGGCCCTCGCCCTGCCCGCGCCCGAGGTGCCGCTCGGCATGCGCAACGCGCCCCAGTACCTCGCCGTCCGGCACGCCCTCTTCGACGACGGCCTCGACGACGCCCGCCGTCAGCTGATGGTCCTGCTGCCCGCCGTCCAGCGCACCGGCTCCGCCGAGGACGTCTTCGAGGTCCTGCGCAGCCTCACCGAGGTCGAACTGCGCAGCGGCCGGTGCGAGGCCGCCTCCGCGCACGCCCGCCGGGCCCTGGAGCTCACGATCGACGCGGGCCTCTCGCCCGGCCCCGCCTGGTACGTCGCCGCGATGGCGGAGGCCATGGGCGGCAGCTTCGCCCGGGCCGCGGGTTACGCCCGGCGCGGCATCCAGGCCTCGCAGGAGGAACAGGACCAGGTCTTCCTCTCCCGCAGCCTGCACGCGCTCGGCCTGGTCGAACTCGCCACGGGAGAGGCGGCGAAGGCCGTCGCCACCCTGCGCCGGGTCGCCGAGCTGGAGGCAGCCCAGCAGGTGGTGGACCCCTCGATCCTGCGCTGGCACGGAGAGCTCGCCGAGGCCCTGATCGCCGCCGACGCGCCCGAGGAGGCGGCCCGGCTGCTGTCCTCCGTCCGCACGGTCGCCGTCGGGCTCGGCCGTACCGGGGTCGTCGCGGCCCTCGACCGGGCCCGCGGCCTGTGCCTGTCCGCGCAGGGCGACGCCGACGCGGCCGTGCACCTGCTGGAGGCCACGGCCCAGCGCTTCGACGCCCTCCGGCTGCCGCTCGAACGCGGCCGTACGCTGCTCGCCCTGGCCCGGGTGGAGCGCCGCAGGCGCCGGCGGGCACCGGCTCGTGCGGCACTGCGGGCCGCTGCCGAGGTCTTCGACCGCGCCGGCGCCGCCCCCTGGACGGAGCTCGCCAGGGAACCGGCCCCCGGCGACGGCGCCGGGGTGCGGGTACCGGCGGCCGCGTCCTTGACCGAGGCCGAGACCCGGCTCGCGCTGCTGGTCAGCCAGGGCGCCAGCAACCAGGAGGCCGCGGCGAAGCTGTTCCTCAGCGTCAAGACCGTCGAGGCCCGGCTGACCCGTATCTACCAGAAGCTCGACGTCCGCTCACGGGCCCAGCTGGCCACCGCGCTGCGCACGCGGTGA